The following nucleotide sequence is from Scleropages formosus chromosome 4, fSclFor1.1, whole genome shotgun sequence.
TTGctaggctgtgggttcggacatgggttcgatccttgatcagcctgtgtggagtttccttaatgggtttcctcacactctccacacacttttttcccccccatttccaTTTCTGATACACAAATATCAGCATGGGCACGTGCCATTTTACACATATATTATAATGCATTCAATTGGCTCCTATCATATGTTTGTGTTGTGATTGTATGTGTAAGCCAAAAACAGTATTCTTACAATGTTATCTTCTGATGCACTACACATGTGTGATGTTAATGATAATGTTATTccatgtggggggtgtggtggcacagcaggtttggcctgtgcctgctctctggtgggtctggggttcgagtcctgcttggggtgccttgtgacagactggtgtcccctccctttccagccttgcaccctgtgttgcagggttaggctccgacttgccgtgacccccacttgggacaagcggcttcagagaatgtatatatatatatgtgtgtgtgtgtgtgtgtgtgtgttattccatGTATATTCCTACTAAGTACTGTTTGCCATCCCTCCTCAGAATTGTTCCCAGTGATTCTGGGTTAAACTATGGACCCCTGCgatggacaagtggttaatgacaaCGGATGAATACCACGTCATTACATTGGGACTGTCTTCTTTTCCATGTGGCGAACTCACCGTGCTGTTCATATCAGAATCATAGCTTCCACAGGCACGCGTGGCCGGGCCAAGGGGCTCCAGACCTTCCTCGTCCCACATGTAGGTACCTCCTGAGCTGTTGGAGGGGGAGAGCTCCAGTGACGAGGTGCGAGGGACCTCCTCATCCACAGACAGAGATGTCTCCCCTGCAGGAGATTTCATACAACCTGCTTAGCTTCACTAATATTCAGTATTCAATATTCAAATTCCCAAAGACCCAAACAGTGTGATgctgccttaattcaactcactttctcagttttaaaccttattttgtgtgtgagagttcTGGTGACGATAAGCTGAGTAACACTGCaaatatttagttattttaaatttgttttaatattaatgtagctCGAGGTTTTAAGGACTTagtgataaaagtgactttggttttatgaataaatcaaattatgAACAAACTTTCAAGTGCCAGTTGTAGGGGAGCCTATATGTTTCAGTCCTAGCCACTTCCATGTTGTCTCACCTGTCACATTCACCCCTGTCCAATCTGTGCCGTCCAACAGGAAACCGTACGTATCAGTGGCAGCACCATGCCACTGATTGTCAGGAACATTGTTTTTGGTAACAGGCTGGGATTGGAGCGGTTCTCCCTCGTGGGCAGAGAGCAGCATTGTCCCACCCCCATCTCCCAGACTGTCAAAGTCATCAAGGAATTCTTCACTGGTGTCGTTCTTGTCCAGAGAGGAGGACGATGACAATGACATGTCCTCCAGGCCCTCACCTAGGCAAAGACTGGTGGAATTCTCTAATTGGCTCTTCAGCATCAAGGTCTTCTGCCCATCACTGTGGGGTACAGGGGTTACCTCAGAAGTCTTTACAGCATCTCTGCCCTGCTCTCCTACTGTGATGTCAACTTCTCCCTTCCCCCCATGGGGAGGACGTGACGGAAGGAGATGTGACGGCCTTGCTAACCTGCAGCCCAGTGCCAAAGGCTTAGCTATGGCAGAGCCTGGGAGGAGCGGCTTCTTCAGTTGGCTGAGAGGTGATGCTGGGGTTAAAGCCCCACCGATCCTGGACACGGGGGTTCTCCCCCCAGGGAATGCAAAACTGGGTTTCACCAGGGGCACCTGTATGCGCAGCTGCGTGTCTGCAAGTGGCTTGGCCAGCTCCACAGCCTTGTTGAAAGAGAAGGAGCGTGACATGGGAAGGCTAGTAGGCGAGGGTAATTGCTTAACATGGGTGAAGCTCTGTGAGCGCACCATGTGCTCCATGCAAGGTGCCCCGAGACTGTCAGTCGAGTGAAACATGCTGCCCTGAGATTCGCTGCGGCTGGAGCTGGTCTGGGGTCTTGGCAGACCCGAACCGCTGCTCTCTCCGGTGATCAGGCAGGCACCAGGCTTGACACCGTTTAGCTTCAATGCAGGGGACTGTACAGTAGATACCCTTGGTGCTGCTTTGGAAGGTGAGGGGATTGTCTTTGGGTTTGCAGCAGGTGCCATCAAAGCATGCTTTCGTACCATGGTATTTGGTGTGGAAGGCTTCTTAATCATTCTTGGAGTAGTCGATTTTGGCTGCTGGCCTTCGTTGACCAGCTCGGCCAACGCGGTCACGTCTTCGGGACTGGGCAGGCTTCCGTGCCCACTGCTCTCCTTCTTACACTTCAGAGAAATGCAGGGGATGTGGACCATCCCATTCAGCCTCCTTGGTGGGGCATTCTTCCCCTCATGTCTGGGGGTAGGCTGGCCAGATCCACGGGGCTGGGATGCTGAACCAGCCTCAGAGCGGACACCATACTTGGGCAGCCTAGAGACCATGGTGGGCTTGCTGGGTGCCTTCTCTTCCATTGGACCCCAACAGGATCATTGATGTACTCAGGGCAGGCAGAGCTATGAGAAGAGAGAAAGTATGTGCATGGCTTAGTTTCCAatcaaacatctgcaaaaatTTTAACAGAAGTAAACTTGATGGTTTTGCCACTTTACTTGAAGTAATTCATGAAAACAATACTtttataattgtacatattcgTGTATAAACAGAGTAAGTCAGGATACTTAAATCACCAAATGGGTGCACACTTCAGTAATCATCTactttttatttccaaaactaaaaatcaaaaaatatctGACCAACACACTGGTATAGTAGCACAAAAGTGTACAAAGACCCGCACAGTTGAACTACTGCAGCTATTGCAGCCATAAAGGTTGATGCTGAATTAAACATTTAGCACAAGGAATCCCCCAAATGGATAAAAGCAAAGGAATTCAAGCATGTATGAATCATATGATTCACACGTGTAAATGCACAGGCTCCTTTTGTCTCCTCCAGCAGACTGGCATTTtctctggggttcgactccatTATCAGCCGACTCCTCTGCGAGTGGTAACCGCAGAGCCTCTCCAGACAACTCAGTCGCTGCACTAGTGATGGTTACACCAGCACACATCTGTTGTGGTGACATGGTGGTGGGTTCAAGCAGAGTCCAAAACAGGGTGGACATCTGGGGAGCAGCTGCAAGCTGTCGCTTCAATATACTCCATTGGTGTACTAACCTGAACTCCTTTAGTGGAAATACCTAACTATATATTGTGGAACCAAAAATAAACTATGCATTATAGATTAATGCCATCTAAGGAACCAATCAGCTCTGATGCAGAAATCCCTATTAGAAGAGATTCaatggggcagtaggtggcatagtggttaatgcCATTGCCTTGTACTTGAAAGATCTGGATTTGAACAGCAGTACCTGCTGCAGTGCTCTTGCTTGTGGCACTTACACTgagatgctccagtaaaactgatCCAGTTacataaatggctaaattaaCTTAGTGTTAAAAAcctaacattttgaaaaaaggacTCTGCTAAATTTATGATAAATTACCTGGTCCACTCCACAGCACCAGAACTGCTGCTTTAGTTTACCTCTGCATGATCTAAAGGCACGACAATCAAGTTTGCAAAAGGCATAATTAAAACCACTCACTTGAGTCAGTCCtagtaattttgtaaaatatccAAGATAAATATTACTACATATTAAAAATCATCTGAGGCTGTGAAGTAGCAACACATGTAACATTACCCTCAAGCACAAGTGTGAGCCTGGATTTAGGCCCTGGCCCCTTTCAATAACGATTTATAAAGCAGCATTCAGAATTATGCAATCAGAACacattaaccattatttatctcACACCTTGGTCCAAGGTGgattacaatgtgaggtttgtatactaaactaCTTAGTTATTTGACCAATTATACCACAGATTAttcttacaggagcaattcggggtaagtaccttaatcaagggcactaaagcaggaggagggattcaaacctgggtccttcagctTGCAGGATGTCTGCCCTAACTGCTATCCACTTGGTTTGCAAATGCTGCTGTGATCACTAAAGGCATTTTACTCATTCTTCCAAGGGCCAAGACAAGATATTATTTAAATCTAAAAGATTTTTGGTTAAGTACTTCACATTTCCTTAAGGTCAGCTGATTCACTGGGGACGCTTACAAAATGTAATCTAAGAAAAGGAATGCTTGATTTTTCATCTCTTAATATCTTTACTTGGCAAAACAAGTCAGTTAATCCTCCTTCGAGGTGCTGTAACACTGCTGATGGGAGTCACATACTCTGATTTGGTCCCATCTGTCTGCACTCAGCTCTGTTTCAAACTAGTAAATATTTTGGTACATATGGTAAATAAGGTACAGCTTCAACAGTCTGATTGGAATGCTAACATTATTTGTCCACTGAGGTGGAGTAAATAACTAGCTTCACaaccaaagggtgcaggttcaaattctctGGCTGGGCTGTGCTGTTATAGTTTTTAGACAGCCATTTTACACTTATTGCCCAACataatatccagctgtataaatacccaataaaatacattaagaGAATGCATAGCTGTGCCAAATCAAAACCGCAAAACGGAAGGTAATTGGGGCCATGACacagaaaaggacaaaaaaaaaacaaacgttcTGTTACTACAGCATTCTGCAAGAGAACTTTCCGGTAGCTTTGTTATGGTCTCTGACTTGTACAACTGGGAACTTCAGAGAATGTCCTTCATTTTTGTCTTTACAGTTCTGTCCTCTGACTCAGCTGGAAGCCAGCAGGTAGGTAGTTCCCCAAAAAGTTGTAGAGAGGAACTGGTTATTGAATTCTCCTGGGTTCACCTTCCCCATCCTACAcatgctgttgtacccttgaataaTTCCGGAATATGAGCACGAATGTAGGATCGTGCATCGAGGCGGAAAGCACTCCCCCTCCCATTGTCCTTAATTCTCTCCTGCTTTAAGTGCTGGCTTTGTTAAATCGGGTTTTCGTGTGGGTAGGACTGCACATTAAGTTTTCTTCAGCAGGAAGGCtctcttggaaaaaaaacatgcagtacagtacacaaAAACGTGAAGACGAAACAAAGAGGCGAGGGAAACACTCAAGTACGCACGCATGTGGAGCTCGAGAGCACCAATGTGCAAATCTCCGTAGCTAAGTAGTGAGGTAAATGGTAACATTTACTCACAGCAGACACTTGTGTTGAAAATGACTTTCACAACATGCCATAGACAATCTTGTGTTAGCAACATTAGCTACAGTTGGGCAGCACTTGCCGTAGTGGTGACTGCTATCCCCTTACAATCAAAGATCCAAATTCGAatctccctcctgctgcagtattcTTGTAGAAGGTACTTCacctgatttgctccagtaaaaatcacccagctggaCAAATGAGTCAATCATTGCTAGTAGCTTAGCATTCAAATCTAAGACTGTATGAAGAGAGAAATGCTATTCTAGGTTCCATCCTCATGTGGGTGAGAGACCATGCGATGAGCACTTGATCTGACACCAACATCGTGGTTATGCAAAAAgtgaaaagcgtcagctaaattaataaatgatcatttatatagctggacaTCTTAGCACAGCAAGGCCAGGTTCCTAATAGAAAAGTAAAactagttaaaaaaaagtgtttgccaGAAGC
It contains:
- the ccser2a gene encoding serine-rich coiled-coil domain-containing protein 2 isoform X3; protein product: MEEKAPSKPTMVSRLPKYGVRSEAGSASQPRGSGQPTPRHEGKNAPPRRLNGMVHIPCISLKCKKESSGHGSLPSPEDVTALAELVNEGQQPKSTTPRMIKKPSTPNTMVRKHALMAPAANPKTIPSPSKAAPRVSTVQSPALKLNGVKPGACLITGESSGSGLPRPQTSSSRSESQGSMFHSTDSLGAPCMEHMVRSQSFTHVKQLPSPTSLPMSRSFSFNKAVELAKPLADTQLRIQVPLVKPSFAFPGGRTPVSRIGGALTPASPLSQLKKPLLPGSAIAKPLALGCRLARPSHLLPSRPPHGGKGEVDITVGEQGRDAVKTSEVTPVPHSDGQKTLMLKSQLENSTSLCLGEGLEDMSLSSSSSLDKNDTSEEFLDDFDSLGDGGGTMLLSAHEGEPLQSQPVTKNNVPDNQWHGAATDTYGFLLDGTDWTGVNVTGETSLSVDEEVPRTSSLELSPSNSSGGTYMWDEEGLEPLGPATRACGSYDSDMNSTEILNNLESCDLDDDDLMLDVDLTEDVSLHSDIDGMSQFDRAEKGSRQGQWRRRQHRWTGQDRFHDDNRGGSSQPLDGYPAPGVGRVGHHVPKSGARPEGSLAGLDEVTLRHMAQDCSSVKSQLIKLRNLLQMEDGVKIHKALASELLTPEISEDPGSALQAEKLMREVQELREELRSKERTIAQLTQQLSAHAHTPRCQCQQRAPAGRGERRSHHDKATQTPWRGQSGTLPAPFFSPWQGPFQGIPRASVPHRRQTSNTTVFQPSLLQRAPPPGKTSKNSPHRGPQ
- the ccser2a gene encoding serine-rich coiled-coil domain-containing protein 2 isoform X2, which encodes MEEKAPSKPTMVSRLPKYGVRSEAGSASQPRGSGQPTPRHEGKNAPPRRLNGMVHIPCISLKCKKESSGHGSLPSPEDVTALAELVNEGQQPKSTTPRMIKKPSTPNTMVRKHALMAPAANPKTIPSPSKAAPRVSTVQSPALKLNGVKPGACLITGESSGSGLPRPQTSSSRSESQGSMFHSTDSLGAPCMEHMVRSQSFTHVKQLPSPTSLPMSRSFSFNKAVELAKPLADTQLRIQVPLVKPSFAFPGGRTPVSRIGGALTPASPLSQLKKPLLPGSAIAKPLALGCRLARPSHLLPSRPPHGGKGEVDITVGEQGRDAVKTSEVTPVPHSDGQKTLMLKSQLENSTSLCLGEGLEDMSLSSSSSLDKNDTSEEFLDDFDSLGDGGGTMLLSAHEGEPLQSQPVTKNNVPDNQWHGAATDTYGFLLDGTDWTGVNVTGETSLSVDEEVPRTSSLELSPSNSSGGTYMWDEEGLEPLGPATRACGSYDSDMNSTEILNNLESCDLDDDDLMLDVDLTEDVSLHSDIDGMSQFDRAEKGSRQGQWRRRQHRWTGQDRFHDDNRGGSSQPLDGYPAPGVGRVGHHVPKSGARPEGSLAGLDEVTLRHMAQDCSSVKSQLIKLRNLLQMEDGVKIHKALASELLTPEISEDPGSALQAEKLMREVQELREELRSKERTIAQLTQQLSAHAHTPRCQCQQRAPAGRGERRSHHDKATQTPWRGQSIWCHAHAIEPSDRTCPTSDLPGEKECRQLTGLRNLTEPTLLACDSARLLPPLHSLSLILGFPGF
- the ccser2a gene encoding serine-rich coiled-coil domain-containing protein 2 isoform X1 yields the protein MEEKAPSKPTMVSRLPKYGVRSEAGSASQPRGSGQPTPRHEGKNAPPRRLNGMVHIPCISLKCKKESSGHGSLPSPEDVTALAELVNEGQQPKSTTPRMIKKPSTPNTMVRKHALMAPAANPKTIPSPSKAAPRVSTVQSPALKLNGVKPGACLITGESSGSGLPRPQTSSSRSESQGSMFHSTDSLGAPCMEHMVRSQSFTHVKQLPSPTSLPMSRSFSFNKAVELAKPLADTQLRIQVPLVKPSFAFPGGRTPVSRIGGALTPASPLSQLKKPLLPGSAIAKPLALGCRLARPSHLLPSRPPHGGKGEVDITVGEQGRDAVKTSEVTPVPHSDGQKTLMLKSQLENSTSLCLGEGLEDMSLSSSSSLDKNDTSEEFLDDFDSLGDGGGTMLLSAHEGEPLQSQPVTKNNVPDNQWHGAATDTYGFLLDGTDWTGVNVTGETSLSVDEEVPRTSSLELSPSNSSGGTYMWDEEGLEPLGPATRACGSYDSDMNSTEILNNLESCDLDDDDLMLDVDLTEDVSLHSDIDGMSQFDRAEKGSRQGQWRRRQHRWTGQDRFHDDNRGGSSQPLDGYPAPGVGRVGHHVPKSGARPEGSLAGLDEVTLRHMAQDCSSVKSQLIKLRNLLQMEDGVKIHKALASELLTPEISEDPGSALQAEKLMREVQELREELRSKERTIAQLTQQLSAHAHTPRCQCQQRAPAGRGERRSHHDKATQTPWRGQSPQILQSSNPACYNELLPQERLARIAPTEDPSDGAIATRVESLAQGPAPSPPVSDTAPAVKPAAAVSPVSDADELSLLLCTHLKIDDPVVSVDGSRAATTAEKSLSPGAGTLSDEKEAEPAERPTPGGRPRVLQPPRFHKRVSIPALPLQGVVFSKSVIAEGMQLPPPSQGLPCFSSGARAPAPFRHPRTFGCSGGHCLEEAERSTPAAVFQSNHSRLPKPKIH